In Bacilli bacterium PM5-9, the genomic stretch TTACTTTGTAATTTGCTTTTTTTTCTTTTTAATTCGAATAATGAGTGAAATATAAAGAAATATTTGGTAAAAAATTAAAATGTTTGCAAAATGTGTGTTTTTTTTGAAGTATTGTGCTTTATTTTTCTTAAATATGTGGTATTATAGAGTAATAATTAAGAAAAGGTGAGTAAAAAATGCAAAAAAAATATGGATATGTAAGAGTTTCAACAAAACAACAAAATATTGATAGACAAGTAAGTTCTTTACTTGAAGCAGGATTGGATGAAAAGAATATTTTTGTTGATAAAATATCAGGAAAAGATTTTAAAAGACCAAGTTATAAAAGATTAATAAAAAAATTAAAGGCAGGAGATGCCCTTTTTATTAAGTCGATTGATAGATTAGGTAGAAACTATGATGAGATAATTGAGCAGTGGAATTTTCTAACAAAAGAAAGAGATATTGATATTGTAGTTTTAGATTTTCCATTACTTGATACAAGAAATGATGTTAATGGAATAACAGGTAAGTTTCTTGCAGATATGGTATTACAAGTCTTATCTTATGTTGCTCAAGTGGAAAAGGATAATATACTACAAAGACAGGCTGAAGGGATAAAAGAGGCAAAGAAAAAAGGTATTCGTTTTGGAAGACCTAAAAAACAAATACCTAGTGAGT encodes the following:
- a CDS encoding DNA invertase Pin-like site-specific DNA recombinase (product_source=COG1961; cath_funfam=3.40.50.1390; cog=COG1961; pfam=PF00239; smart=SM00857; superfamily=46689,53041); the protein is MQKKYGYVRVSTKQQNIDRQVSSLLEAGLDEKNIFVDKISGKDFKRPSYKRLIKKLKAGDALFIKSIDRLGRNYDEIIEQWNFLTKERDIDIVVLDFPLLDTRNDVNGITGKFLADMVLQVLSYVAQVEKDNILQRQAEGIKEAKKKGIRFGRPKKQIPSEFGAIYQMWEREQISKREAARRLNITHRTFTTWAVDHEQKNRTRAKN